The DNA region GCACCGGTTCATAATTGCAGATCAGGCATTCTCCATGGATCGCCAGCTCTGTCGGCAGACTTACCGCAATTTCCCGCGGCGTGAAATTGGCGACGACAATGATCCAGCTCCTGTCGAGCGTGCGGGTATACACGAAGACATCGGGGTGTTGGTCGAGCCAGGACCGGTACTCCCCATAGACAATGGCAGGGTGGGTTTTCCGGAGAGCGATCAGCTTGCGATAATGGTTCCAGATCGACTTTTCGTCCTTGATGGCGGCTTCGGCGTTGACCTTCGGGTAATTGGGATTGACCTCGATCCAGGGGGCGCCTGTGGAAAAGCCGCCATAGGGGGCAGCACTCCATTGCATCGGTGTGCGGGCGTTATCGCGGCCGTTCTCGTTTGCTCCGCGGATGAATTCCTGCGGTGAAAGGCCGGCCTCCACGTGCAGCCTGTGCATGTTGATGGTTTCGATATCGCGATACTGTTCGATCGAGGTGAAGGGGACGTTCGTCATGCCGATCTCCTCGCCCCGATAGACGAAAGGCGTGCCTTTCAGGAGATGCAACACGGTCGCCAGCATCTTCGCCGACTCGACGTGATAGCCGCTGACATTGCCGTAGCGCGAAACGGCGCGCGGCAAATCGTGATTGCCCCAGAAGAGCGAATTCCACCCATCTTCGGATAGAGCAAGCTGCCACTTGCTGAGCACGGTCTTGAGATTCACGAGGTCGAACGGCTTCGGGCGCCATTTGCCATAGACCGCGTCCCATTGCTGGGTGACGTGCTCGAACTGGAAGATCATCGACAGTTCCCGGCGTTCACGCCCGGAATAGAGAAGGGCCGCGCCGGCGTGGCGCTCCAGGCTTCGCCGACGGTCAGGATATCGCTGTTGCCGAAGGTCCTGGCATTCATCTCCTGCAGATAATCGTGCAGATGTGGTCCGTCCTTGACGAGTTCCTGATCCACCTGCTTGCCGATATAGTCGATGACATCCATGCGGAAGCCGGCAATGCCGCGCTCGAGCCACCAGTTCATCATGTCATAGATTTCCGCCCGTACCCCGTCGATCTCCCAATTGAGGTCCGGCTGGCGGCGGGAAAACATGTGCAGGTAGTATTCGCCGGTGGCGGGATCGAGCGTCCATGCCGGCCCGCCGAAGGAGGATTTTAATCTGTTTGGCGGTCCTCCGTCTGGGGCGGGCTTGCGCCAGATGTAGAAGTCGCGGAATGGGTTGTCGAGGTCTTGGCGGGATTGAAGAAACCACGGATGCTCGTCGGAGGTGTGGTTGACGACGAGGTCGAGCATGATGCCGATCCCCTGGTCTTTCGCCTCAGCCACCAACTGGTCGAAATCTGCGAGCGTGCCAAACTCGAGGGCGATGTCCCGATAGTCGGATATGTCGTAACCATTGTCGTCCATCGGCGACTTGTAGATCGGCGACAGCCAGATGATGTCGATCCCGAGTTTCTTCAGGTAATCGAGCTTTGCGGTGACGCCGGGAAGATCGCCGATGCCATCTCCGTTCGAGTCGCAGAAGCTGCGCGGATAGACTTGGTAGACAGTTGCCGTATGCCACCATTTCGGTTGGAGAGGCGATCGCACGGGACCTCCCAGCGATGTCGTGGACTGATCCATCGGAGGCTTTCCTACTTGTTTGGGATCTTGGGAGAACACCGATGACGCCCGCGGGTTCCACCGGGCCGGACCTTCATCCGGTTTCCCGCGGCCTCGGTGGACCTGGAACCCCTCCTTCCGGGACCGTTAGAAGGTGTGCAAGAGAGATTAACGGGAGACCGTCGCGGTGCCGAACCGTATCAGCAGCTGGTATGAGGACGCGGTGATCCACATCCACAACGTCGGGCGCAATCAGCGCGAAATCATCGACATGAGGTGCTGCCCGCTTTCAGGTCCGGGGGCGACGGCTGCTGCATCTCTCATTCCGGGGGAACGTGAAAGACAGGCCAGGATCAGCTGATGAGGACCTCAAATGCGGCTGCTCTCGCACTCTGCGCACCAGTTGCCTGTCCAAAGGAGGTATCATGTTCAAGAAATACGCCTACGCCTGGATCGCCGTCGGCTTCTTTCTGTTTTCGCTCGCCGGCCATTGGTTATTTGGCTGGTTTGCTTTTGTCGGGGAGCAGCAGAGCCACGGTCAAGCCGCTGATATCGATGCCTATCTCATGGAGATGGGCAGAGACACCTTTGAAAATTGGCAGTCCGAATTCCTGCAACTGCTCTGGCAGGTCGTCGGTCTTGCCTACTTTCTCTACATCGGATCTCCGTCTTCGAAGGAAAATGATGACCGCGCGGAAGCGAAACTGGACGCTCTGATCCGATTAAATGCCGGAGAAAGGGCTGAAGCGATCATCGCCGAAATTGATAAGCACTTCATGAGAACCGGTGGACATGCGGGACCATACGCCCACGACCTGGAAACGCGCAGGGGGTCTGAGAGGATCGGCGGCGCCACCTGAACTGGCCTATGAAGCGCAGCTGCCGATAAGCCCCGCTTCATGGGACGGTTATGCGAGGTATTGGATCAGGCCGGCGTCTTCTGCTCGCGAAATGCCGGCTTGCCAGCCCTTCACGGGTACTCCTGAGGCGTTTCGCCGGTTCCCGACTTTTACAGGTGCGAGGACCAAAGCGATATCTCCGTTCAAGACCCAACGCTTCTGGAAATCATAGGGCCGGCGTCCGCTGCCACCATATGAGGGATCTTCACTCGACCACGAGAGACACCATTGATGACCTTGCGGTGAAGCAAAAAGCGGATCCGGCAGACTGTCGACCACGAGATCATTGCCGAAGTTGATCAGCAATAATCTCTCATCAGACGGTTTTTCCGCGAAGAACCTCAGGAGGAAGGCGGTGCTGGACAAGAGACTGCCGTCCAACTGGCCGTCACGGGCGCACGCCTGGCGAGAAAATGCCTTATCTGTCTGACGCAGATTCAGCAGGTCGCGATGAAGCTGAACGATCGCCGCGTTCCTCTCCCATTCGGCCCAATCAAGCTTCACCTTGTCGAACGTCGCGCGAGCACATGGATCAGCCATGTGTCTAATGAGTTCTTCATCCCTCAGGTTCGGGAATTGGCTGATAAAACTACGCCGTCCCTGCCGTACGATGTCGGCAATTTCTCCGTCGTGATCGGCGAAATAATAGAACGGAGAAGAGGAACCAAACTCCTGTCCCTGAAAGAGCATGGGCGTCTGCGGCCCCAGCAACTGGAGCGCCGTCAGGGCTCGAAGTCGTGCCGGAGACGTTATGTGGCCGATTCTGGCTCCTATGCCGGAGTTGGCGACCTGATCGTGATTTTGGAGAAAATGTACGAAATTCCACGGTTTGAGGTCGAGCCCGGCGGCTCCCCGCGGCCGATCCTGCCAATCATATCTTTGTCCCTGAAACAGGCAGCCATACTTGGCGGCAGAAACGAGTTCCTGAGCCGTACCGCGATGATCATGATAATAGGCTTCATTGCGGCCCGTCAGCGCCACTGTCGCGGAGCGGTGGAAATCCTCATTCCACAAGGCGTCCAGCCCATGCCCTCCCACCTCAGCCGGCCGCA from Rhizobium sp. NLR16a includes:
- a CDS encoding DUF6766 family protein; protein product: MFKKYAYAWIAVGFFLFSLAGHWLFGWFAFVGEQQSHGQAADIDAYLMEMGRDTFENWQSEFLQLLWQVVGLAYFLYIGSPSSKENDDRAEAKLDALIRLNAGERAEAIIAEIDKHFMRTGGHAGPYAHDLETRRGSERIGGAT
- the treZ gene encoding malto-oligosyltrehalose trehalohydrolase; its protein translation is MHDHSNSEKSKPVSPSSSRRLPIGAEVDAGGVSFRLWAPARERCFAVIEENSEYEMPAEDDGYFCLYLPGLAAGTRYRFHFGDAGYLLADPASRFQPKGPSGPSVVVDPAQYQWNDHDWQGIRASGAALYEMHIGTFTRDGTFAAAREKLARLRSIGINCLEVMPINEFEGEFGWGYDGTLLYAPTRLYGPPDDVRAFVDEAHRIGMGVILDVVYNHFGKGERFCEFTPDYFTERYSNEWGKSINFDGANSRGVREYVAKNAAYWIDEFHFDGLRIDATQALFDSSREHIVTVIAREARAAARQRQIYLVSENEPQQTNMVRPAEVGGHGLDALWNEDFHRSATVALTGRNEAYYHDHRGTAQELVSAAKYGCLFQGQRYDWQDRPRGAAGLDLKPWNFVHFLQNHDQVANSGIGARIGHITSPARLRALTALQLLGPQTPMLFQGQEFGSSSPFYYFADHDGEIADIVRQGRRSFISQFPNLRDEELIRHMADPCARATFDKVKLDWAEWERNAAIVQLHRDLLNLRQTDKAFSRQACARDGQLDGSLLSSTAFLLRFFAEKPSDERLLLINFGNDLVVDSLPDPLFASPQGHQWCLSWSSEDPSYGGSGRRPYDFQKRWVLNGDIALVLAPVKVGNRRNASGVPVKGWQAGISRAEDAGLIQYLA